One Kazachstania africana CBS 2517 chromosome 9, complete genome genomic region harbors:
- the ELM1 gene encoding serine/threonine protein kinase ELM1 (similar to Saccharomyces cerevisiae ELM1 (YKL048C); ancestral locus Anc_2.597), whose product MDQTKFPSLLTDLRSSSKAPISQSTSLPSQWKANYTSLIEQHTDQLNNFIRPHVNKLDDTISQNVINCYKIGSTLGRGQFGKVYKGVDFHTGKVVAIKKMSKKPMTSKLYSMNQIMRQIQIWKVLGMYDDLNSEEVVMLMNLFRIRWEVFVLSWLNYKRKYQKCDYVLELVECLDSVNSMNIWIVNEWSNLGELLWKREDRNVVITQWEKICGIGCNVSTFAEKVLKDIASGLKFLESVGCIHRDIKPSNILVDGNRKMLKISDFGSSLIVPEFLPFKIDESPSVVTNCFRNELNKIVGTPAFIAPEICQCVAESDSDTCAIDGFKADMWSLGVTIYCILYNELPFYGENEFDTYHKITNSALKDKLNGGQLNDLVIGRLLEKNPVERIGIMELSIILGLTMEPFQREMPKVPLKSEKAKPFRTILKKIMSIAGTKRKSKAKIAKQEVVSTTNINTLTAGSFSSASSSSESSLEQPVQITEFLDSLGSQADVNDNTSYIDSTAKAHPHVKLTSSRNIVNFKTYIQDREGN is encoded by the coding sequence ATGGATCAAACGAAGTTTCCCTCGTTGCTGACAGATCTTCGTTCTTCTAGCAAGGCTCCAATAAGTCAATCCACTTCTCTACCATCACAATGGAAAGCAAATTATACATCATTGATAGAACAGCATACAGATCAATTAAACAATTTCATAAGACCGCACGTTAATAAGCTCGATGATACGATAAGTCAGAACGTAATAAATTGCTACAAGATTGGATCTACCCTCGGGAGGGGTCAATTTGGTAAGGTGTACAAAGGTGTTGACTTCCATACGGGGAAAGTTGTCGCTATAAAAAAGATGAGTAAGAAACCCATGACTTCAAAGCTTTATTCGATGAATCAGATAATGAGGCAAATACAGATATGGAAAGTACTGGGAATGTATGATGACTTGAATTCAGAGGAAGTTGTGATGTTGATGAACTTGTTCAGAATAAGGTGGGAAGTTTTCGTTTTGAGTTGGTTGAATTATAAGAggaaatatcaaaaatgtGACTATGTTTTGGAGTTGGTTGAATGCTTGGACTCTGTAAATAGCATGAATATTTGGATTGTGAATGAGTGGAGCAATTTAGGAGAATTGCTGTGGAAAAGAGAGGACCGAAATGTTGTCATAACTCAATGGGAAAAAATATGTGGGATAGGATGTAATGTGTCAACATTTGCtgaaaaagttttgaaagatatcGCTTCTGGCTTAAAATTCTTAGAATCCGTTGGTTGTATTCATAGAGATATAAAACCTTCCAATATTTTAGTAGATGGGAATAGgaaaatgttgaaaatttcagattttgGTTCAAGTTTAATCGTGCCAGAATTTTTACCATTTAAAATTGACGAATCTCCAAGTGTTGTTACAAACTGCTTTCGAAACGAACTGAATAAAATAGTTGGTACGCCAGCTTTCATTGCACCTGAGATTTGTCAGTGTGTTGCGGAATCTGATTCAGATACTTGTGCAATTGATGGGTTCAAGGCAGATATGTGGTCCCTTGGTGTGACTATTTACTGTATTCTATACAATGAACTTCCTTTTTATGGGGAAAACGAATTTGATACGTACCATAAGATTACAAATTCAGCGttgaaagataaattgaatggtGGCCAATTGAACGATTTGGTAATTGGACGTCTGTTAGAGAAGAACCCAGTTGAAAGAATAGGAATAATGGAACTATCTATAATTTTGGGCCTTACAATGGAGCCATTCCAAAGAGAAATGCCAAAGGTCCCTTTGAAATCAGAAAAGGCTAAACCTTTCAGGacaatattgaagaaaatcatGTCTATTGCAGGAactaaaagaaaaagtaaaGCAAAGATTGCAAAGCAGGAGGTTGTTTCTACgacaaatataaatacacTCACTGCGGGATCTTTCTCAAGTGCATCATCGTCCAGTGAATCCTCATTGGAACAGCCCGTCCAAATAACTGAATTTTTGGACTCGTTGGGTTCCCAAGCTGATGTCAACGATAACACTTCGTACATCGACTCGACCGCAAAAGCACATCCGCATGTAAAACTAACGTCATCTAGAAACATTGTAAATTTTAAAACATATATTCAGGATAGAGAAGGAAATTAG
- the ARP9 gene encoding Arp9p (similar to Saccharomyces cerevisiae ARP9 (YMR033W); ancestral locus Anc_2.593): MAPFRLDSILIIYPKSQNTLVQFGLNDETFAVPEYNIPTRIFRDKISGNYYSEATETTEEINPIQQGRIKDLDAFLQYLKLIYGSILSRKSKENPHAFDGELSNIPIILVTHYSWSQSQLERITQFVFESLNVNNLLLLPSSLAASYSMVSLQNCCVIDIGKEHTDIIPIVDYTPLNHLASSIPNGGDFVTENLAKILPNLTKEQIEHLKSSEIFEVLSDDMLQKNSDLVNEALDEEDDTINVADIITSGRDTREFLEERDRKKKEKNLPNVDMETNSFWDPTTKQNISVGKERFQGCHDLISKISKRVGLILNQVDDINRVKQIWENIVILGGTSSINGFKEGLLAQLLKDHLVTEPEEERAKREQEAFDALPASKRKNKVASTYVQNVEYTQIPSIIRLAKYPEYFPEWKKQGYAEIAFLGAQVVSKQIFTHSRDAFYITREKYNEFGPSCLWNVEL; the protein is encoded by the coding sequence ATGGCACCCTTCAGGTTAGATAGTATACTGATCATATACCCAAAATCTCAGAATACTCTCGTTCAATTCGGTCTGAATGATGAGACTTTTGCCGTTCCAGAATACAACATTCCAACGCGCATATTTAGAGACAAAATCTCTGGTAACTATTACTCAGAAGCTACAGAGACaacagaagaaataaatcCAATCCAGCAAGGTAGAATTAAAGATTTAGACGCCTTTTTACAGTACCTGAAGTTGATTTACGGGTCTATTCTATCTCGTAAATCTAAAGAAAATCCACATGCATTCGATGGTGAATTGTCTAACATTCCAATAATATTGGTTACCCACTATTCATGGTCACAATCACAACTCGAACGGATAACACAATTTGTATTCGAATCGTTGAATGTCAACAACTTATTATTACTCCCATCATCGCTAGCAGCCTCATACTCAATGGTTTCCTTACAAAACTGTTGCGTTATCGATATTGGCAAAGAACATACCGATATCATCCCTATAGTTGATTACACTCCATTGAACCACTTAGCATCTTCTATACCAAATGGTGGAGACTTCGTTACTGAAAACTTAGCCAAGATTTTACCCAATTTAACAAAAGAACAAATCGAACATTTAAAATCATCTGAAATCTTCGAGGTTTTGAGTGATGACATGCTGCAAAAGAACTCCGACCTGGTAAATGAAGCTTTggatgaggaagatgatACAATTAATGTTGCAGATATAATCACGAGTGGTCGTGACACCAGAGAATTCTTGGAAGAAAGAGATCGTAAGAAAAAGGAgaaaaatttaccaaatgtAGATATGGAGACAAACTCATTTTGGGATCCTACGACTAAACAAAATATAAGCgttggaaaagaaagattccAAGGCTGCCACGACCTAATTTCCAAAATCTCCAAGAGAGTTGGACTCATATTAAATCAGGTTGATGACATCAATAGAGTGAAACAAATTTGGGAAAATATTGTTATTCTCGGCGGTACTTCATCCATTAATGGCTTCAAAGAAGGGTTACTTGCACAGCTACTCAAAGATCATTTGGTGACCGAgccagaagaagaaagagcAAAAAGAGAACAGGAAGCTTTTGATGCCCTGCCAGCTTCCAAAAGGAAAAACAAAGTTGCCAGTACATATGTTCAGAATGTAGAGTACACACAAATTCCATCAATTATTAGACTGGCAAAGTATCCTGAATACTTTCCGGAATGGAAAAAGCAAGGTTATGCAGAAATAGCTTTCCTTGGTGCGCAGGTGGTCTCTAAACAAATCTTTACCCATTCTAGGGATGCGTTCTACATAACGAGGGAAAAATATAACGAATTTGGTCCAAGCTGTCTTTGGAATGTTGAATTATAA